A genomic region of Arachis stenosperma cultivar V10309 chromosome 9, arast.V10309.gnm1.PFL2, whole genome shotgun sequence contains the following coding sequences:
- the LOC130947921 gene encoding pentatricopeptide repeat-containing protein At1g08610, which yields MGYVITLQNNIFTSQFLLGMRECIRQDGCNSSSTFSFNCSSPKKSPSILRICYFKYFVATKNCSLQKGLPCRSFQERGSVLLDRVNEVDHEDWAFEGYSVGEGNNNKFTELVDLNKSIDSPSLSPDGPFVGNNEKTNNMILQNLCSRGKLTLAAKLIDIMSRKGQIPHFPCCTNLIRGFIRIGLVGKACRIMNIMVMSGGVPDTITFNMVIGGLCKIGRLRSAIAMVEDMSMSGCSPDAITYNTIIRCIFDNGKDANQAISFWKEQLRKGCPPYLVTYTVLIDLVCRYCGTARALEVLEDIAMEGCYPDIITYNCLTNLTSKQGKYDDTVFILNNLLTHGMEPNYVTYNTLLHSLSNHGYWDEVDEILKIMSETTGPPTVVTYNIMLNGLCKSGLLDRAISIYINMVSENCSPDIITYNTLLRAVCKEGFIDEGIELLHLLAGTTSPGLVSYNIVIDGVTKMGYMDSAKELYGEMTKKGITPDEITHSCMTWGFCRLQQLEEAVQILKLMTKKEQKIKDGAYRYVILGLCKQRKVDVAIQALDLMVRNQYQPDARIYYTLIKALADEGMVEEANNLHQQLVRWNLLKKETMFS from the coding sequence ATGGGATATGTAATTACTCTGCAAAACAATATTTTTACATCCCAATTTTTGCTTGGTATGCGTGAGTGCATCAGACAAGATGGCTGTAATTCAAGTTCcaccttttcttttaattgttctTCGCCGAAGAAATCTCCATCCATACTTAGAATTTGTTATTTCAAGTACTTTGTTGCAACAAAAAATTGTTCACTTCAAAAAGGATTGCCGTGTAGAAGCTTTCAAGAACGGGGAAGTGTTTTGCTTGATAGAGTCAATGAAGTTGACCATGAAGATTGGGCCTTTGAAGGTTATTCTGTCGGTGAAGGTAACAATAATAAATTCACAGAACTAGTGGATTTAAACAAGTCTATAGACTCCCCATCTTTGTCCCCAGATGGACCATTTGTTGGCAATaatgaaaaaacaaataatatgaTACTCCAGAATCTTTGCAGCCGCGGAAAGTTAACGCTTGCAGCAAAGTTGATTGATATTATGTCACGTAAAGGCCAAATACCTCATTTCCCTTGTTGTACAAATTTGATTCGTGGCTTTATCAGAATCGGTCTAGTCGGAAAAGCTTGTAGAATAATGAACATAATGGTCATGTCTGGTGGTGTTCCTGACACAATTACATTCAACATGGTAATTGGTGGCCTGTGTAAAATAGGTCGTCTGAGATCTGCAATTGCTATGGTTGAAGATATGAGCATGAGTGGCTGCTCCCCAGATGCAATTACATACAATACAATAATTCGCTGCATATTTGATAATGGCAAAGATGCCAATCAGGCGATTAGCTTCTGGAAGGAACAATTGAGGAAAGGGTGCCCTCCTTATCTGGTTACCTACACAGTTCTTATCGATCTGGTGTGCAGATACTGTGGCACTGCTCGTGCACTCGAAGTACTTGAAGATATAGCAATGGAAGGATGCTATCCAGATATCATTACATACAATTGTCTCACAAATCTTACTTCTAAACAAGGGAAGTATGACGATACAGTTTTCATTTTGAATAATCTTCTAACCCACGGGATGGAGCCAAACTATGTGACATACAATACTCTTCTTCATTCTCTTAGTAACCATGGGTACTGGGATGAAGTTGATGAGATTCTGAAGATTATGAGTGAGACTACTGGTCCACCCACAGTTGTCACCTACAATATTATGCTCAATGGTTTATGTAAATCTGGACTTCTGGATCGTGCAATAAGCATCTACATTAATATGGTTTCAGAAAACTGTTCACCAGACATTATAACTTACAATACTCTTCTACGCGCTGTGTGTAAAGAGGGCTTTATCGATGAGGGCATTGAGTTACTTCACTTATTGGCAGGCACTACTTCTCCGGGGCTGGTAAGCTATAATATAGTGATTGATGGGGTGACAAAAATGGGATATATGGACTCAGCAAAAGAATTGTATGGTGAAATGACAAAAAAGGGAATAACTCCTGATGAAATTACGCATAGTTGTATGACTTGGGGATTTTGTCGATTGCAACAACTTGAGGAAGCTGTACAGATATTAAAGCTGATGACTaagaaagaacaaaagattAAAGATGGTGCTTACAGATATGTGATCCTTGGATTATGTAAACAGAGGAAGGTTGATGTTGCAATTCAGGCCCTGGATTTGATGGTAAGAAACCAATACCAGCCAGATGCGAGGATATATTATACTTTGATTAAAGCTCTTGCTGATGAGGGTATGGTAGAAGAGGCTAACAATTTGCACCAGCAGTTGGTCAGATGGAATCTTCTGAAAAAGGAAACCATGTTTAGTTAA